From a single Sorghum bicolor cultivar BTx623 chromosome 5, Sorghum_bicolor_NCBIv3, whole genome shotgun sequence genomic region:
- the LOC8060031 gene encoding disease resistance protein RPM1, whose product MAEAALVALSKIGFYLAGEAATFVATKFSNLTELPNTVQRVRRQLLMMNLFIRKTGALYLSDELLKGWISEVRMLAYRVEDVMDNFSYHYLRYKNDQFLKRLSKGINYTAIFSGISDELIQIEKEIVHVSMLKDQWLRPVHEFLPTQIHNSELQFPQYSMPQFMKDEDLVGIEKNREQLTKWLRSDTHDLKVVSVCGMGGIGKTTLTANVYEKQRDNFKVLLWLTISQTYNSVEALLRKLLGMTRADSGSMEMGKRKSGGTDSMDIRKVKTELREVFGTKKYLVVLDDIWNPQVYESMRDVFEDSKNGSCIVITTRKEDVAALASKHYQLKLSPLGLKDALCLLCTKAFPYNDESDGPSKVLELATDTANKCNGSSLVNCPAELHELATGVAKKFEALLLEQCPAELQELATDAIRKCEGLSMAKSSSELLELANDIAKKSVALPVVKCPLEMQVLAVNIAKKCGGLPLAIVSIGSLLSTRKLILPVWKQIYDQLPSELEKYAQVRGILSLSYYDLPGELRNCFLYCSMFPEDYLLPREKLVRLWIAEGFVVKKGNSTLEEVAEGYLMELIHRNMLQIVDNDELGGVSTFRMHDILRELALRVSNVEMFGIVNDFGAVIQMDKDVRRLSAFRWRKMKNDASKMKFPRLRTLMASETIVMSIPSILSESKYLTVLELQDSEVTTLPASIGHLFNLRYIGLRNTGISVLPESIENLINLQTLDVKSTNIRNLPHGIVKLTKLRHILADRYADVKQSEFRYFVGVEAPIGLSNLEELQTLETVQSSIYLAEQLENMMQLRSVWIENISTAHCSKICKVLSMMPLLDSLLLSASNVNEPLSFEDLKPTSTKLHRLIVRGCWAGRTLKCPMFEHHGRNLKYLALSGCHLGGEDPLVFLASHAPHLSYLRLNNINSKHELVVPADSFTHLKTLVLMGLHDVSFLDIGHGSLPVIEGIYITSLPKLAKVPQGIENCPCLKKLWLLGLHEDFKAQWNNKRMKQKMQHVPEIRI is encoded by the coding sequence ATGGCTGAAGCAGCTCTCGTTGCTCTCTCAAAGATCGGTTTCTATTTAGCAGGAGAAGCTGCAACTTTTGTGGCGACCAAGTTTTCTAATTTGACAGAGCTACCGAACACAGTGCAGCGTGTGCGAAGGCAACTTTTGATGATGAATCTCTTCATACGGAAGACAGGTGCACTGTATCTCAGTGATGAACTCCTGAAGGGATGGATCTCAGAGGTACGAATGTTGGCCTACCGTGTTGAGGATGTAATGGATAACTTTTCATACCACTATCTTCGATACAAGAATGATCAATTCCTGAAAAGACTGAGCAAAGGAATAAACTATACTGCGATATTTAGTGGAATATCTGATGAGCTAATTCAGATTGAGAAGGAAATTGTGCATGTTTCCATGCTGAAGGATCAATGGCTGAGACCAGTTCATGAGTTTCTTCCAACCCAAATCCACAACAGTGAACTACAATTCCCTCAGTACAGTATGCCCCAATTTATGAAAGACGAAGATCTTGTGGGGATTGAGAAAAACAGGGAGCAGCTAACCAAATGGTTGAGGTCAGATACACACGATCTTAAAGTGGTATCAGTTTGTGGTATGGGTGGAATAGGAAAGACCACCCTGACCGCAAATGTATATGAGAAGCAAAGGGATAACTTTAAGGTGCTTTTGTGGCTTACTATTTCACAGACATACAATagcgtggaggcattgctgaggAAGCTACTTGGGATGACAAGAGCTGACAGTGGCAGCATGGAAATGGGGAAGAGGAAATCAGGAGGCACTGACAGCATGGACATCCGCAAGGTTAAAACAGAGCTAAGGGAAGTGTTTGGAACAAAGAAATACTTAGTTGTATTAGATGACATATGGAACCCCCAAGTGTATGAATCAATGCGAGATGTGTTTGAAGATTCTAAAAATGGAAGTTGCATTGTTATCACAACAAGGAAAGAGGATGTGGCTGCTCTTGCTTCCAAGCATTATCAGCTCAAGCTTAGTCCATTAGGTCTGAAGGATGCTCTTTGCCTACTTTGCACCAAAGCTTTTCCTTACAACGACGAGTCTGACGGCCCATCAAAGGTACTCGAGCTAGCTACTGATACTGCAAATAAATGTAATGGGTCATCTCTGGTGAACTGTCCAGCAGAGCTTCATGAACTAGCCACTGGTGTTGCTAAGAAATTTGAGGCCCTATTGCTGGAGCAGTGCCCAGCTGAACTTCAGGAGCTAGCTACTGATGCTATAAGGAAATGTGAGGGCTTGTCAATGGCAAAAAGCTCATCAGAACTCCTGGAGCTAGCTAATGATATTGCAAAGAAAAGTGTGGCCCTGCCAGTTGTCAAGTGCCCATTAGAGATGCAGGTGCTAGCTGTTAATATTGCAAAGAAATGTGGGGGCTTGCCTTTGGCAATTGTATCTATAGGAAGCTTACTTTCTACAAGGAAGCTAATTCTGCCAGTTTGGAAGCAGATATATGATCAACTTCCCTCTGAACTAGAGAAGTATGCACAGGTTCGTGGAATTCTAAGCCTCAGCTACTATGACTTGCCAGGAGAGCTTAGAAATTGCTTTCTGTACTGCAGCATGTTCCCTGAAGATTATCTCTTGCCAAGGGAAAAGCTTGTGCGACTATGGATTGCGGAAGGTTTTGTAGTAAAGAAAGGGAACAGTACACTAGAGGAAGTTGCAGAGGGCTATCTCATGGAACTGATCCATCGAAACATGTTGCAAATTGTTGATAATGATGAACTTGGTGGGGTGAGTACATTCAGAATGCATGATATCTTGAGAGAGTTAGCCCTTAGAGTCTCTAACGTAGAGATGTTTGGTATTGTTAATGATTTTGGTGCAGTAATTCAAATGGATAAAGATGTGCGTCGCTTGTCTGCATTTAGATGGAGAAAGATGAAAAATGATGCATCCAAGATGAAATTTCCACGCCTGCGGACGCTGATGGCAAGTGAAACCATTGTGATGTCTATACCTTCAATATTATCTGAATCCAAATATCTTACTGTCCTTGAATTGCAAGACTCAGAAGTCACCACATTACCTGCATCAATTGGTCATCTGTTTAATCTACGCTACATTGGTCTGAGAAATACAGGAATAAGCGTACTGCCAGAATCTATAGAGAATCTCATCAATCTTCAGACTCTTGATGTCAAGTCAACCAATATTAGAAATCTGCCACATGGGATTGTGAAGCTCACTAAGCTTAGGCACATTCTTGCTGACAGATATGCTGATGTGAAGCAGTCAGAGTTCCGGTACTTTGTTGGAGTCGAGGCACCTATAGGGCTTTCAAATCTTGAagaacttcaaactcttgagactgTGCAATCAAGCATTTACTTGGCAGAGCAGCTTGAGAATATGATGCAACTAAGGAGCGTGTGGATTGAAAACATAAGTACTGCCCATTGTAGCAAGATTTGTAAGGTTTTGTCAATGATGCCGCTTCTTGATAGCTTGCTTCTCTCTGCTAGTAATGTGAATGAGCCACTTTCTTTTGAGGATCTCAAACCAACTTCCACAAAGCTTCACAGGTTGATTGTCAGAGGTTGTTGGGCTGGCAGAACACTGAAGTGCCCAATGTTTGAGCACCATGGGAGAAATCTTAAGTATCTAGCTCTTAGTGGTTGTCATCTTGGAGGAGAAGATCCACTGGTCTTCCTCGCGTCACATGCCCCGCACCTGTCCTATCTAAGACTCAACAACATAAACAGTAAACACGAATTAGTTGTTCCTGCTGACTCCTTCACTCACCTTAAGACACTTGTTTTGATGGGTTTGCATGATGTGAGTTTTCTGGACATTGGACATGGTTCACTTCCAGTCATTGAGGGTATATACATTACATCGCTACCAAAGCTAGCTAAAGTCCCTCAAGGAATTGAAAACTGTCCCTGTCTTAAGAAGCTTTGGCTGCTTGGTCTCCATGAGGACTTCAAAGCTCAATGGAACAATAAGCGCATGAAACAAAAGATGCAGCATGTTCCAGAGATCCGCATCTAG